The following proteins come from a genomic window of Haloarcula salinisoli:
- a CDS encoding heavy metal translocating P-type ATPase codes for MSPSHLSPPTCALCDGTVPDHRVVGADDLLFCCTGCQSVYRVLCNEEPESRRMDTTPGVRHTPSVEKIQRAGGSTESTTESRVFFQVDGMHCATCEAFLESVAKSCEGVTDAAASYVTETIRITYDPDRVSKETLCDALSTLGYSATLRAGGNDDAPTVIGQSRRSDEPTERGIDEVLGFRYAAGVIFGTFMLLPYAVLLYPAQLSSFFGDGTLDMYASASGLGGGDSLLILPLFLVLTGVVLFFTGLPLLQGAYVSLKMRQPNTDLLVALTIVGAYVYSTIAFLLGRLDVFYDLTIVVAASVVAAIFYESLSKQRAMDRLTNLTISHVTEARRYGADGTTTVDVHDLVPGERVLVREGERIPVDGVLAEGECTVDEAIVTGESLPVSKQAGDEVVGGAVVTNGAAVLTVSDETTSSIDRLITSVWDLQSGDHGVQRQADRLASVIIPVVVGGAVLAGLGSLLVGTGIPVAVLTALVVLLVGCPWALGLATPLSVATSIEQAVERGIVIFDETVFERLRNVDVVVFDKTGTLTTGQMDVLEVDAPSDLLEIVAALEQRASHPAADAIVNAFAQGNQDGDRSRADGGVADGSDHEHAEDITEFTSHATGVEGVVADTHVLVGNLHLFAELGWSVSEQIETRAAEARTAGHLPVVVGRDGHAEGVIVVGDEPRPSWDETLTQLSDRAIEIVVLTGDDEAATDFLDSHPAVDHVFAGVPPAGKTATIRRLQSRGQVTMVGDGTNDAPALATADLGISLGGGTALASDAADISIVGDDLAAVETTFHLAAAARRRVKQNNGLALLYNGVTMSLAATGLLNPVFAMGAVVATGGLLAANSFRDLLHE; via the coding sequence ATGTCTCCATCTCATTTATCACCTCCCACGTGCGCGCTCTGTGATGGAACCGTACCCGACCACCGAGTCGTCGGTGCTGACGATCTTCTCTTTTGTTGTACAGGGTGTCAGAGCGTCTATCGTGTCCTTTGTAATGAGGAACCGGAATCTCGACGGATGGACACAACACCCGGAGTTAGGCACACTCCCAGCGTTGAAAAAATTCAGCGCGCTGGAGGCTCCACTGAATCGACGACCGAGTCACGTGTTTTCTTCCAAGTCGATGGGATGCACTGTGCGACGTGTGAAGCATTTCTCGAATCAGTCGCCAAGAGCTGTGAGGGTGTCACTGACGCCGCGGCGAGTTACGTTACCGAGACGATCCGTATCACATACGACCCTGATCGCGTCTCGAAGGAGACTCTCTGTGATGCTCTGAGTACGCTCGGCTATTCGGCAACCCTTCGTGCTGGAGGGAATGATGACGCACCGACTGTAATCGGACAGTCACGGCGATCTGACGAACCTACTGAACGAGGCATTGATGAGGTGCTAGGGTTCCGTTACGCTGCTGGCGTCATTTTCGGGACGTTCATGCTCCTCCCATATGCGGTCCTCCTCTATCCGGCGCAGCTCTCGTCGTTCTTTGGTGACGGGACGCTCGATATGTACGCGAGTGCGTCCGGACTCGGTGGTGGAGATAGCCTGTTGATCCTGCCGCTCTTTCTCGTTTTGACAGGGGTAGTTCTGTTTTTCACCGGCCTGCCGTTGTTACAGGGTGCGTATGTCAGTCTGAAGATGCGACAGCCGAACACCGACCTGCTCGTCGCACTAACCATCGTGGGTGCCTACGTGTATAGCACGATTGCCTTCCTCCTCGGGCGGCTCGATGTGTTCTACGACCTCACGATTGTGGTTGCCGCGAGTGTGGTGGCCGCTATCTTCTACGAATCACTGAGCAAGCAGCGGGCGATGGATCGCCTGACGAATCTCACTATCTCTCACGTCACCGAGGCCAGGCGGTATGGCGCCGATGGGACGACGACGGTCGACGTACACGATCTGGTACCCGGGGAGCGTGTCCTCGTCCGCGAGGGTGAACGAATCCCGGTCGATGGAGTTCTCGCTGAGGGTGAGTGTACGGTCGATGAAGCGATCGTGACGGGCGAGTCGCTTCCGGTATCGAAGCAAGCGGGAGACGAGGTCGTCGGCGGGGCGGTCGTCACAAATGGTGCTGCCGTCCTCACAGTGAGCGATGAGACAACCAGTAGTATCGATCGCCTCATCACTTCGGTTTGGGATCTTCAGAGCGGGGATCACGGCGTCCAGCGGCAGGCAGATCGGCTCGCGTCAGTCATTATCCCGGTCGTCGTCGGTGGGGCGGTACTCGCTGGATTGGGGTCGCTTCTGGTGGGGACTGGCATCCCCGTCGCCGTCCTGACCGCGCTGGTGGTTCTCTTGGTTGGATGTCCGTGGGCACTTGGCCTGGCAACCCCGCTCTCGGTGGCAACCAGTATCGAACAAGCGGTAGAGCGCGGCATCGTCATCTTCGACGAGACCGTCTTCGAGCGCCTTCGGAACGTCGACGTCGTCGTCTTCGACAAAACGGGGACTCTCACGACCGGCCAGATGGATGTCCTCGAGGTGGATGCACCGTCGGATCTCCTTGAAATCGTCGCGGCCCTCGAACAGCGAGCATCCCACCCGGCGGCCGACGCGATCGTGAATGCGTTCGCACAAGGGAATCAGGACGGCGACCGGTCGAGAGCCGATGGTGGTGTTGCCGATGGAAGTGATCACGAGCACGCAGAGGACATCACTGAATTCACGAGCCACGCGACCGGCGTCGAAGGCGTCGTCGCGGATACACACGTTCTCGTCGGGAATCTCCATCTCTTCGCGGAACTGGGGTGGTCGGTTAGCGAGCAGATCGAGACGCGTGCCGCAGAGGCACGAACGGCCGGTCACCTTCCGGTCGTCGTCGGTCGGGACGGTCATGCAGAGGGTGTCATCGTCGTGGGCGATGAACCACGCCCAAGCTGGGATGAGACACTCACGCAACTGAGTGACCGTGCTATCGAGATCGTCGTTCTGACCGGTGATGATGAGGCTGCCACTGATTTTCTCGACAGCCATCCTGCCGTCGATCACGTGTTCGCGGGGGTCCCACCCGCAGGCAAGACCGCGACGATCCGGCGGTTACAGTCCCGGGGACAGGTTACAATGGTCGGTGATGGGACGAACGATGCTCCGGCCCTTGCGACCGCAGATTTGGGGATCTCGCTCGGTGGTGGAACGGCACTCGCGTCCGATGCCGCGGATATTTCTATCGTCGGTGACGACCTCGCGGCGGTGGAGACGACGTTCCACCTCGCAGCTGCAGCTCGTCGGCGTGTCAAACAGAATAATGGGCTAGCGCTGCTCTACAATGGAGTTACGATGTCCCTCGCAGCGACGGGGTTGCTGAATCCGGTGTTCGCGATGGGTGCGGTCGTGGCGACCGGCGGTCTCCTGGCGGCGAATTCGTTTCGAGACCTGCTTCACGAGTAG
- a CDS encoding CopG family ribbon-helix-helix protein, producing the protein MRTSLNIPQEVLESFDTTWQDEGLESRSRAVREAIQEYIERHTELEELDGPVVAALAFDYEHTLVIGELHTVQHEFEEVISTTQHMHHGEWCLETLFCQGSAARIRELVYRLRDFDAVGRVNVMFLQPELSAMSKD; encoded by the coding sequence ATGAGAACGAGTTTGAACATTCCCCAAGAGGTTCTCGAGTCGTTCGATACGACGTGGCAAGACGAAGGATTGGAATCACGCTCCCGTGCCGTCCGTGAGGCGATTCAGGAATACATCGAGCGTCACACGGAACTGGAAGAGTTGGACGGCCCTGTCGTCGCAGCGCTGGCGTTCGATTACGAGCACACACTCGTCATCGGTGAACTCCATACGGTTCAGCACGAGTTTGAGGAGGTTATCAGTACCACACAACATATGCACCACGGGGAGTGGTGTCTTGAGACGCTCTTCTGTCAGGGCTCTGCAGCACGAATCCGGGAGTTGGTGTACCGACTCCGAGATTTCGATGCCGTCGGACGCGTGAATGTCATGTTCCTCCAACCGGAGCTCTCCGCGATGTCAAAGGACTAA